In Vreelandella piezotolerans, one genomic interval encodes:
- a CDS encoding GGDEF domain-containing protein, which yields MLFGTVGLLIVLIIVSSTHYLVSREQAAIKRQIEHSIGDIADTYEARVLRSLREIDATLKLVDFVASQQRSDILTTLSERNLLPPGLIFSVSIVDGQGRVKESTSPWELATQGDTFPTLPDVTELVVEAFSAAGRQQLLFARKLSNESNVPEWATLTVSADYFVSGYDAGSLGERGLLALVDAGNVTRIARSGSQLTSRTIMALPSYDEIMNSDDKPFLTHWMEVERMTLVRPLFRFPLSIVVGISVEEQLASAYPMARRYWLRALIVSVAALMFLGLLARLSHQLQRERQRVMDERLRHARHIEHLAFHDTLTQLPNRAYLSYVVDQTIGQHRESEEGFALLFLDLDRFKSVNDTQGHEAGDKLLRLVAKRLLASVREHDVVARLGGDEFVILLRNITQREPVTRITEQLVTAIQEPFALQGQTCLISVSIGVALFPHDGADEQTLMKRADAAMYRAKQAGKNTAYFHERWSV from the coding sequence GTGCTTTTTGGTACGGTCGGCCTTTTGATCGTGCTGATCATCGTAAGCAGTACCCACTATTTGGTCAGTCGTGAGCAAGCGGCGATAAAGCGTCAAATCGAGCATTCGATCGGCGATATAGCAGATACCTACGAAGCTAGGGTACTGAGATCGCTGCGAGAGATCGATGCCACCTTGAAACTCGTCGATTTCGTCGCTAGCCAGCAGCGTTCAGATATCTTGACCACGCTTTCTGAGAGGAACTTGCTGCCACCCGGGTTGATTTTTTCAGTGAGCATCGTTGATGGTCAAGGAAGGGTAAAAGAGAGCACGAGCCCTTGGGAGCTAGCCACACAGGGCGACACTTTTCCCACGCTGCCAGATGTAACCGAGTTAGTGGTCGAGGCGTTTTCGGCGGCGGGGCGCCAACAGCTGCTATTTGCTAGAAAGCTTAGCAATGAGAGTAACGTCCCTGAGTGGGCGACGTTAACCGTCAGTGCTGACTACTTCGTCAGTGGGTATGATGCGGGGTCACTGGGGGAGCGCGGGTTACTCGCGTTAGTGGATGCTGGGAACGTCACGCGTATTGCCCGAAGTGGCTCCCAGCTAACCTCTCGCACCATCATGGCGTTGCCGTCCTATGATGAGATTATGAATAGCGACGATAAGCCCTTCCTCACGCATTGGATGGAGGTCGAGAGAATGACCTTGGTCCGGCCGCTGTTTCGTTTTCCTCTGTCCATCGTGGTAGGCATCTCGGTGGAGGAGCAGTTGGCGAGTGCTTACCCGATGGCGCGTCGCTACTGGTTGCGCGCGCTGATTGTGAGTGTCGCCGCCCTGATGTTTCTTGGGCTCTTGGCGCGGCTTAGCCATCAGTTGCAGCGAGAGCGTCAGCGAGTGATGGATGAACGGCTGCGCCACGCCCGCCATATCGAGCACCTTGCGTTTCACGATACCCTGACCCAGCTACCTAATCGAGCTTACCTGAGCTATGTGGTGGACCAAACGATTGGGCAGCATCGTGAGTCAGAAGAAGGCTTTGCCTTGCTGTTCTTGGATTTGGACCGCTTCAAGAGCGTCAACGATACCCAAGGCCATGAAGCGGGAGATAAGTTGCTACGGCTAGTCGCTAAGAGGCTGCTGGCTTCGGTGCGCGAACATGATGTCGTTGCTCGGCTGGGGGGCGATGAATTCGTTATTTTATTGAGAAACATCACCCAGCGAGAGCCTGTGACACGAATTACCGAACAGCTGGTGACCGCTATACAAGAGCCTTTCGCTTTACAAGGGCAAACGTGTTTGATTTCGGTCAGTATTGGTGTGGCGTTATTTCCCCATGATGGGGCCGACGAGCAAACGTTGATGAAGCGTGCTGATGCCGCCATGTATCGCGCCAAGCAGGCGGGCAAGAACACCGCGTATTTTCATGAGCGGTGGTCGGTGTAA
- a CDS encoding phosphate ABC transporter substrate-binding protein, which yields MAKRLSQACCCLLLGLLPCAGVADLVVVVSAETGLTRIQRQELKDLYLDSRTRLQGGAAITPIDQSERSRERDEFYRRYIEKTPAQLRAHWARLIFTGRGQPPQTLADSQAVVERLARDPGALGYIDARYLDDRLRVVTIE from the coding sequence ATGGCAAAGCGACTATCTCAAGCATGCTGTTGTTTACTGCTCGGCTTGCTTCCCTGTGCAGGCGTTGCTGACTTGGTCGTGGTGGTATCTGCAGAGACAGGACTGACTCGGATCCAGCGTCAAGAGCTGAAAGACCTTTATTTGGACAGCCGAACGCGGCTTCAAGGGGGGGCGGCGATAACGCCTATCGACCAATCCGAACGGTCACGTGAGCGAGACGAGTTTTACCGTCGCTACATCGAAAAGACACCGGCACAGTTGCGCGCCCATTGGGCGAGGTTGATTTTTACTGGTCGAGGCCAGCCGCCTCAAACGCTTGCCGATAGCCAGGCCGTGGTAGAGAGGCTCGCTCGCGACCCCGGCGCCCTTGGCTACATTGATGCCCGTTATTTGGATGATCGGTTGCGGGTGGTGACGATTGAGTAA
- a CDS encoding porin, whose protein sequence is MLRQFVRSCAISLAVYSGVISADTSLPSVSLNGFGTLGVVHSDIADADFVADPFASSGAGFSGEWSAEVDSRLGLQTTLAATSSLSATVQVVSEKRFDGSYSPDIEWAYLQYDATPSLSFRVGRMVQGSFMNSEYRKVSFATPWIRPPAEIYRLVPVANFDGVDLRYRYYLGEAINDVRLSYGGGSVEYETGDIDSSDSWGLSQHTRWGNTTLFASYGELSVQADELTQFFDVYRLFGPPGETLAERYEVDGKPIRILSFGVNYDPGSWFVEGEWAKFSSSTLLGSSENAHLTAGYRIGQWTPYAALGRARVLSNRSEPGLTPGFYPSPFSEAAVVLNSTLNAVLSSGLSQDSSTLGLRWDFRPGMALTAQYDHIDFRSGSPGGLINQQPNFQPGGNINLFSLALDFVF, encoded by the coding sequence ATGCTAAGGCAGTTTGTCAGGTCGTGCGCCATTTCCCTTGCGGTTTACAGCGGCGTTATATCGGCCGACACGTCACTGCCCAGCGTTAGCCTGAATGGGTTCGGCACGCTAGGTGTCGTGCATTCAGATATTGCTGATGCCGATTTCGTGGCCGATCCGTTCGCCTCCTCGGGTGCGGGTTTCAGCGGGGAGTGGAGTGCTGAAGTTGATAGCCGATTGGGGCTTCAAACGACGCTTGCCGCGACGTCTTCCCTCTCCGCGACCGTTCAGGTGGTCAGCGAAAAACGCTTCGATGGCTCCTACTCGCCGGATATCGAGTGGGCCTATCTTCAGTATGACGCGACGCCGTCGTTAAGCTTTCGCGTAGGTCGCATGGTGCAAGGAAGCTTCATGAATTCCGAGTACCGCAAAGTGAGTTTTGCTACCCCTTGGATCAGACCGCCTGCTGAGATTTATCGTCTCGTTCCCGTCGCCAATTTCGATGGAGTCGATCTTCGCTATCGCTACTATTTGGGTGAGGCGATCAACGATGTGCGTCTGAGCTATGGTGGCGGTAGCGTGGAGTATGAGACAGGAGATATCGACTCTTCCGACTCGTGGGGCCTTTCTCAGCATACGCGGTGGGGCAATACGACACTTTTTGCCAGCTATGGCGAGCTCAGTGTACAAGCCGATGAGTTGACCCAGTTCTTCGATGTTTACCGGCTTTTTGGGCCTCCGGGAGAGACCTTGGCCGAGCGTTATGAAGTCGATGGCAAACCCATCCGCATTTTGAGCTTTGGCGTCAACTACGACCCCGGTTCATGGTTTGTGGAGGGGGAGTGGGCCAAGTTTTCTTCGTCGACTCTCCTGGGCAGTAGTGAAAACGCTCACTTGACGGCGGGCTATCGCATTGGCCAATGGACCCCCTATGCGGCACTCGGACGCGCCCGTGTTCTGAGCAATCGATCCGAGCCCGGACTGACCCCTGGATTTTATCCCTCTCCCTTTTCTGAGGCGGCCGTGGTGCTCAACAGCACGCTGAATGCCGTGCTGTCGTCTGGGCTATCACAAGATAGCAGCACCCTTGGTTTGCGTTGGGATTTTCGCCCAGGGATGGCGCTAACGGCACAATATGACCATATCGATTTTCGCTCCGGTTCCCCTGGCGGGCTGATCAATCAGCAGCCCAATTTCCAGCCAGGGGGCAATATAAATCTGTTTAGCCTCGCGCTCGACTTTGTGTTTTAA
- a CDS encoding ATP-dependent helicase → MKLTAEQQAVVHHGEGHARVAAVAGAGKTTTMAARVLHLLSSGVAPKRMLVLMFNRSAKEDFQRRLATMAPDGQPLPDVRTFHSLGHRLTQSLCRWGALAPRRLLSAEWQMERLLRQASLNVLADQMERRDAALEGDRLEALAHFCGLVKAEMLSAETLYERLQFEPDTDYFPAAFAEAERLLEAEGVMSYADLLYRPVQALEADDALRQRVEGFLDHVIVDEYQDINTVQQRLLAVLAGSTASVMAVGDANQCIYEWRGARPDTMLENFTATFGDATDYPLSMTFRHGHALALTANHAIMANRRRPDQLCLAGARNPATRINAGQGSRFLLDALIDWQSQGRALSDASLLVRSWALSVPFQLALLQAGIPFRMLREDRFVFRLPLVQALAGYLKLSRRPELLQDPEQLLLLLAQPTPFVARERLQRLAYQLASTQQWPERHEPVLAALKPLQRRTLKKRWELLCELPRLSAWPPAKLLSHVVEVIDAEKTLKRAAARRDKGEEDVRLLDVLIEQAESVQDPDAFIELLERPVENQAGGVLISTVHGAKGLEWPLVAVAGVNEEDFPYYSHDNPLSDERLEEERRLFYVAITRAKEQLLVLHDGGVHKPSRFIAESAWQDGMRIAEHLAHAQPPSDPVAVNAPSLVERYLKKIGREDIALAAPQVNETVAGYRVHSHFYPGQRLLHAVFGEGEVAAVEGNPSDPVIDVRFVQAGRRRLIARRAPIEIMESAS, encoded by the coding sequence CCCAAGCGAATGCTGGTGCTGATGTTCAATCGTTCTGCTAAAGAGGATTTCCAGCGACGCCTGGCCACCATGGCCCCAGATGGGCAACCGCTGCCCGATGTGCGCACGTTTCACTCTCTGGGGCATCGTCTGACGCAAAGCTTGTGCCGTTGGGGGGCGCTGGCCCCTAGACGGTTACTCTCTGCCGAGTGGCAGATGGAGCGCTTGCTGCGTCAGGCTAGTTTGAACGTGCTGGCCGACCAAATGGAGCGCCGTGACGCTGCGCTAGAGGGCGACCGCCTGGAAGCACTGGCGCATTTTTGCGGGTTGGTAAAGGCGGAAATGCTATCTGCCGAGACCCTCTACGAGCGGCTTCAGTTCGAGCCTGACACCGATTACTTTCCTGCTGCCTTCGCCGAGGCCGAACGCCTTTTGGAGGCGGAAGGAGTGATGAGCTATGCGGATCTGCTCTACCGTCCCGTACAGGCCCTGGAAGCCGATGACGCACTTCGCCAGCGCGTCGAGGGGTTTTTGGATCACGTGATCGTCGATGAGTATCAGGACATCAATACGGTTCAGCAACGACTGCTCGCCGTGCTGGCCGGTTCCACTGCGAGCGTTATGGCGGTGGGCGATGCCAACCAGTGCATATACGAGTGGCGGGGGGCACGCCCTGATACGATGCTGGAAAACTTTACCGCGACGTTTGGTGACGCCACCGACTATCCGCTCTCAATGACCTTTCGTCATGGGCACGCGCTGGCGCTTACGGCCAATCACGCCATCATGGCCAACCGCCGACGGCCTGATCAGCTCTGCTTGGCAGGGGCTCGCAACCCGGCGACCCGCATCAACGCAGGTCAAGGCAGCCGTTTTTTGCTGGATGCGCTGATCGATTGGCAATCGCAAGGGCGCGCTCTGAGCGATGCCAGCCTGCTCGTGCGCAGTTGGGCACTGTCGGTGCCGTTCCAGCTCGCACTGCTTCAGGCGGGTATTCCCTTTCGAATGTTGCGAGAAGACCGCTTTGTGTTTCGCTTGCCTTTGGTGCAGGCATTGGCGGGCTATCTGAAGCTCTCCAGGCGCCCAGAGCTGTTACAGGATCCCGAGCAGTTGCTGCTGTTATTAGCTCAGCCAACCCCGTTCGTTGCCAGAGAGCGCTTGCAGCGCCTGGCCTACCAGCTTGCGAGTACTCAGCAGTGGCCGGAGCGCCATGAACCCGTGCTGGCCGCATTGAAACCGCTTCAGCGGCGCACCCTCAAAAAACGCTGGGAATTGCTGTGTGAATTGCCGAGGCTGAGTGCTTGGCCACCGGCAAAACTGCTCAGTCACGTGGTCGAGGTTATCGATGCAGAAAAGACGTTGAAGCGTGCCGCTGCGAGACGCGACAAGGGGGAGGAGGACGTACGACTGCTAGATGTACTGATCGAGCAGGCCGAGAGTGTACAAGACCCCGATGCGTTCATCGAACTGCTCGAGCGCCCCGTGGAGAATCAGGCGGGTGGCGTATTGATCAGTACGGTGCACGGTGCCAAAGGCCTCGAATGGCCTTTGGTGGCGGTGGCCGGGGTCAACGAAGAAGACTTTCCTTACTACAGTCACGATAACCCCCTGAGCGACGAGCGATTGGAAGAGGAGCGAAGGCTATTTTACGTCGCCATTACTCGTGCCAAAGAGCAGTTGCTCGTTCTGCACGATGGCGGTGTCCACAAGCCAAGCCGCTTCATTGCTGAAAGTGCCTGGCAAGACGGTATGCGCATTGCCGAGCATCTTGCACACGCCCAGCCACCGAGTGACCCGGTAGCGGTGAATGCACCAAGCTTGGTCGAGCGCTACTTGAAAAAGATCGGGCGCGAGGATATTGCCCTGGCGGCACCTCAGGTGAACGAAACCGTGGCTGGTTATCGTGTACACAGCCATTTCTACCCTGGTCAACGGCTGCTACATGCGGTGTTTGGCGAAGGTGAAGTGGCCGCCGTCGAAGGCAACCCCTCCGACCCCGTCATCGACGTTCGCTTTGTCCAAGCCGGCCGGCGACGTTTGATTGCCCGTCGTGCGCCCATCGAGATCATGGAGTCCGCAAGCTAG